Within Bradymonas sediminis, the genomic segment CGTCGAGAATAGGCGCCGCCATTGGGAGGTCATCGAACTTCACCTCACCACCGACGAGGTGCTGTTGCGGGCGGTCATCGACGGGCACACGCTGCGTGTTGAGTGGCGAGCGCTGCGCAATCGCGAGGATTGGGAGCCGGGGTGGAAAAAGTAGCTCCGGAGAGTTTTAGCGAAAT encodes:
- a CDS encoding TIGR02450 family Trp-rich protein, encoding MSIQAPHNPKKLMGTQWTAVNVENRRRHWEVIELHLTTDEVLLRAVIDGHTLRVEWRALRNREDWEPGWKK